In Brachypodium distachyon strain Bd21 chromosome 2, Brachypodium_distachyon_v3.0, whole genome shotgun sequence, one genomic interval encodes:
- the LOC100838896 gene encoding phytochrome-associated serine/threonine-protein phosphatase: MDLGLWIVKVKEGQHLAEHELQSLCEYVKEILIEESNVQPVNSPVTVCGDIHGQFHDLMKLFATGGHVPDTNYIFMGDFVDRGFNSLEVFTILLLLKARYPAHITLLRGNHESRQLTQVYGFYDECQRKYGNANAWRYCTDVFDYLTLSAIINGTVLCVHGGLSPDIRTVDQMRIIDRNCEIPHEGPFCDLMWSDPEEIETWGVSPRGAGWLFGSRVTTEFNHVNNLELVCRAHQLVQEGLKYMFQDKGLVTVWSAPNYCYRCGNVASILSFGENMEREVKFFTETDENNQMRGPRTAVPYFL; this comes from the exons ATGGATTTGGGTCTGTGGATCGTCAAGGTCAAAGAGGggcagcacctcgccgagcACGAGCTCCAGTCCCTCTGCGAATAC GTGAAGGAGATTCTCATCGAGGAGTCGAACGTGCAGCCCGTTAACAGCCCCGTCACGGTGTGCGGCGACATCCACGGCCAGTTCCATGACCTGATGAAGCTCTTCGCCACCGGGGGCCATGTCCCCGACACGAATTACATATTTATG GGTGACTTTGTGGATCGCGGGTTCAACAGCCTTGAGGTCTTCACCATCCTTTTGCTTCTAAAAGCGAG GTATCCTGCCCACATAACCCTTCTGCGTGGGAATCATGAAAGCAGACAGTTGACACAG GTATATGGTTTTTATGATGAGTGTCAGAGGAAGTATGGGAATGCCAACGCATGGCGGTATTGCACTGATGTTTTTGATTACCTTACTCTTTCGGCAATCATTAATGGCACG GTCCTCTGTGTTCATGGTGGCCTTTCGCCTGATATACGCACAGTTGACCAG ATGCGGATAATTGATCGCAATTGTGAAATTCCTCATGAAGGACCTTTCTGTGATCTGATGTGGAGTGACCCAGAAGAGATAGAGACCTGGGGTGTTAGTCCCCGTGGAGCAGGCTGGCTTTTTGGATCCCGGGTGACAACAGAG TTCAACCATGTTAACAATCTTGAGTTAGTTTGCCGGGCTCATCAATTGGTCCAGGAAGGACTGAAGTACATGTTCCAAGACAAGGGTCTTGTAACA GTGTGGTCTGCACCTAACTATTGTTACAGATGTGGCAATGTTGCTTCTATACTAAGCTTTGGCGAAAATATG GAAAGAGAGGTCAAGTTCTTCACAGAAACAGACGAGAACAACCAAATGCGAGGGCCTAGGACTGCAGTCCCGTATTTTCTTTGA
- the LOC100823752 gene encoding protein PLASTID MOVEMENT IMPAIRED 15, whose amino-acid sequence MQNTYLTWRARKLQECFRGKMEHDSGGGWSESVGDGLSIFVQSIDVRRPVAGKGRRRAAAQRIQNLSSGMEEVAISGKDRLHRRPEKENLRAVLAEPEVAKKADIVAEKLERQVEGKSRQELLGTRARSSRRRKGGVVFVADVDAPGAGIAQPRESGTGMTYAEVMQELDRVKRELAELQREVKAAREAKLAHAERDLASASTSSTETMMSSGSFVIAAAKEAHVDVAKETEELEEPSRWTVLQTMGLRRDMTMTRSRTSVSSELEAWLSAASSDEELRHHDGDDKLEVDVVPTRRHEVRDDSSPWTLQAAAEAELDMARTELESFKGEESLVLRSTERANRETARVAEEIGRIEEQEKKAGAQVQQLNARLVEARSRLAVVRAADKMADEMLSDLKAELQKLDEETEAAAKEKALTEEENRCAIDNAESVESEIAAAEQRIKVAVRELEAVRVSEAMETGKLKAVVESVMLSRLSGASLSSGNVTIPRFEYEYLTSRVEVVRVVADKKVAAAEAWVEARQAGEKEMIMRAEAIERELGEAESFAEAVDEENTAEVQQIRPRRGPHSSKRPMRENGTPVVTPRRKRAMPVSPVPRNLRTSSSKTIHVKDKKIRVLIPNYLKLISGKCTGRN is encoded by the exons ATGCAAAACACATATTTAACCTGGCGAGCTCGCAAGCTCCAAGAGTGTTTTCGTGGCAAAATGGAGCATGATTCAGGCGGCGGTTGGTCGGAGTCTGTGGGAGACGGCTTGAGCATCTTCGTCCAGAGCATCGACGTGAGGCGACCGGTGGCTGGGAAGGGCAGGAGACGAGCTGCTGCACAGAGG ATACAGAATCTGTCCTCTGGAATGGAGGAAGTTGCGATATCCGGCAAGGACAGGCTGCACCGGCGTCCGGAGAAGGAGAACTTGCGCGCCGTCCTTGCGGAGCCCGAGGTAGCGAAGAAGGCAGACATCGTGGCCGAGAAGCTGGAGCGGCAGGTCGAGGGCAAGTCAAGGCAAGAGCTGCTGGGAACGCGCGCCAGAAGTAGCAGAAGAAGGAAGGGGGgcgtcgtcttcgtcgccgACGTCGACGCGCCCGGTGCCGGCATCGCTCAGCCACGGGAGAGCGGTACCGGCATGACGTACGCCGAGGTGATGCAGGAGCTGGACCGCGTCAAGCGGGAGCTCGCGGAGCTGCAGCGCGAGGTGAAGGCCGCGAGGGAGGCCAAGCTGGCCCATGCCGAACGTGACCTGGCATCGGCATCAACGTCGTCCACGGAGACGATGATGAGTTCCGGCTCGTTcgtcatcgccgccgccaaggaggCGCACGTCGATGTGGCCAAGGAGACGGAGGAGCTGGAAGAGCCCTCGAGGTGGACGGTGTTGCAGACCATGGGGCTCCGGAGAGACATGACGATGACCAGGAGCCGCACGAGCGTGTCGAGCGAGCTCGAAGCTTGGCTCAGCGCGGCGAGCTccgacgaggagctccggcacCATGACGGCGATGACAAATTGGAAGTCGACGTGGTACCGACAAGGAGACACGAGGTGCGTGATGATAGTTCGCCATGGacgctgcaggcggcggcggaagccgAGCTGGACATGGCGCGTACGGAGCTGGAGTCCTTCAAAGGAGAAGAGAGCCTCGTCCTCCGATCCACTGAGCGCGCGAACAGGGAGACGGCGCGGGTCGCCGAGGAGATCGGCCGGATCGAAGAGCAGGAGAAAAAGGCCGGCGCGCAGGTGCAGCAACTCAACGCTCGGCTTGTCGAGGCCAGGTCCCGGTTGgcggtcgtcagggccgcagACAAGATGGCCGATGAGATGCTCTCCGATCTGAAGGCCGAGCTGCAGAAGCTGGACGAGGagaccgaggcggcggcgaaggagaaggcgctgacggaggaggagaaccgGTGCGCCATAGACAATGCGGAGAGCGTCGAGTCCGAGATCGCTGCGGCAGAGCAGAGGATCAAGGTGGCTGTCAGGGAGCTCGAGGCGGTGAGGGTGTCAGAGGCCATGGAGACCGGGAAGCTCAAGGCTGTCGTCGAAAGCGTAATGCTGTCGAGGTTGTCTGGGGCGTCGTTGAGTTCTGGGAACGTCACGATCCCAAGGTTCGAGTACGAGTACCTGACAAGCCGTGTCGAGGTGGTCCGAGTGGTCGCGGACaagaaggtggcggcggcggaggcatgGGTGGAGGCACGGCAGGCCGGCGAGAAGGAGATGATAATGCGGGCCGAGGCAATTGAGAGGGAGCTCGGAGAAGCTGAGAGTTTCGCCGAGGCTGTGGACGAGGAGAACACAGCGGAGGTGCAGCAGATCAGGCCACGTCGTGGCCCGCACTCGTCGAAGAGGCCCATGAGAGAGAACGGCACGCCGGTGGTGACgccaaggaggaagagggcgATGCCGGTGTCACCCGTGCCTCGGAACCTTCGTACATCATCATCGAAGACGATTCACGTCAAGGACAAGAAGATCAGGGTACTAATTCCGAACTATCTGAAGCTTATCAGTGGGAAATGTACAGGTCGAAATTGA
- the LOC100839508 gene encoding uncharacterized protein LOC100839508, producing MARDGASAAAERRRVELRVLLARGGGEGSSPLPPVAEEEGEEEARRKGKQGLALLRLRGLGCASAAAAGAHAPVAAADAVRPSAEECNNGRRRRRKGKERRSARGGVAAGGGGVASGDVWCTCTPGIPFAAEASSVDCVVARQQTAGAGRRGEAERRHRERTADQRARRVTMREHISSSFMDSPPRFHMPFHEADLLHSGRHRHIGGFGHSHVRTEEEIMMFRTRLLLGRMGMYDQYQDWRLDVDNMNYEELLALEDRIGYVSTGLREDEIIRSLRMVKHSAFDHKHFPTEAEKSCSICQEEFEASEEMGRLGCGHSYHVHCIKQWLSRKNACPVCKIAVSKT from the exons ATGGCCCGCGAcggcgcgtcggcggcggcggagcggaggAGAGTGGAGCTGCGGGTCCTCCtcgcgcgcggcggaggcgagggatcctctcctctgccgccggtggcggaggaggagggggaggaggaggcgcggaggAAGGGCAAGCAGGGGCTCGCGTTGCTGCGCCTGCGCGGGCTCGGGTGCGcgtcggccgccgcggcgggggcgcaCGCGCCGGTAGCCGCTGCGGATGCCGTGCGTCCCTCGGCGGAGGAGTGCAAcaacgggaggaggaggcggcggaaggggaaggagaggaggagcgcgagggGCGGCGTTGCagccggtggtggtggggtTGCTTCTGGGGACGTTTGGTGCACGTGCACGCCGGGGATACCGTTCGCCGCCGAGGCGTCGTCGGTGGACTGCGTGGTGGCGCGGCAGCAGACGGCCGGTGCCGGACGCCGTGGCGAAGCGGAGAGGCGGCACAGGGAG AGGACTGCCGACCAGCGGGCTCGCAGGGTCACCATGCGGGAGCACATATCTTCGTCGTTCATGGACTCACCGCCACGCTTCCACATGCCGTTCCATGAGGCTGACCTTCTACATTCAGGTCGCCACCGCCATATCGGTGGCTTCGGCCACTCCCACGTCAGGACCGAGGAAGAG ATCATGATGTTTCGGACAAGACTATTGTTGGGGAGAATGGGTATGTATGATCAATACCAGGATTGGCGCCTGGATGTTGATAACATGAATTATGAG GAGTTACTGGCTCTCGAGGACAGAATTGGGTATGTAAGCACAGGGCTGCGCGAAGACGAGATCATTCGCAGCCTTAGGATGGTCAAACACTCGGCATTCGACCATAAGCATTTTCCAACGGAAGCCGAGAAGAGCTGCAGCATTTGTCAA GAAGAGTTCGAAGCAAGCGAGGAAATGGGGAGGCTGGGCTGTGGCCACAGCTACCACGTGCACTGCATAAAGCAGTGGCTTTCTCGGAAGAACGCTTGCCCGGTTTGCAAGATCGCCGTCTCGAAAACATGA